The Altererythrobacter sp. CAU 1644 genome has a window encoding:
- a CDS encoding site-specific DNA-methyltransferase gives MTNDAMMADMTATRRLEVTYRDLESLVPDPRNARTHPRRQIEQIAQSIRAFGFTNPILADPDGLLIAGHGRLRAAKEMGLEKVPVITLDGLTDTQKKALRLADNKIALNAGWDLEILKLELADLALPEIDIDLGLTGFSPGEIDVVLSEADDPDDEVIPAVPENPRVQPGDIWQLGEHRIACGDGRDGAFLQRLVGAGEAIDCAFLDPPYNVKINGHANAKGRHREFAMASGEMTEAEFRTFLSDTLGACAKVSRQGAVHFVCMDWRHMDDVTVSVEGVYDDLLNICVWNKSNAGMGSLYRSKHEMVFVYRVGSAPHTNTVELGKHGRNRTNVWDYPSVNSMRGSRREDLALHPTVKPVAMVADAICDVTRQGELVLDIFLGSGTSLIAAERVGRRFRGLDIDPAYVDLAMQRWSDLTGKEPELVHREGTAEASA, from the coding sequence ATGACGAACGACGCCATGATGGCAGACATGACTGCCACTCGCCGGCTCGAGGTCACCTATCGCGACCTTGAAAGCCTTGTTCCTGACCCACGCAATGCGCGGACGCACCCCAGGCGGCAGATCGAGCAGATCGCCCAATCGATCCGCGCCTTCGGGTTTACCAATCCGATCCTCGCCGATCCCGATGGTCTGCTTATCGCCGGTCATGGCCGCTTGCGGGCGGCGAAGGAGATGGGGCTCGAGAAGGTCCCGGTGATCACGCTCGATGGCCTGACAGATACGCAAAAGAAGGCACTTCGGCTTGCCGATAACAAGATCGCGCTCAATGCTGGCTGGGACCTTGAGATCCTCAAGCTCGAACTTGCCGATCTCGCGCTGCCCGAAATCGACATCGATCTGGGACTGACCGGCTTCAGTCCGGGCGAGATCGACGTGGTCCTGTCCGAGGCCGACGATCCTGACGACGAGGTCATCCCGGCAGTGCCCGAGAACCCGCGGGTCCAGCCCGGAGACATCTGGCAGCTGGGCGAGCACCGCATCGCCTGCGGCGATGGCCGCGATGGGGCGTTCCTCCAGCGCCTGGTCGGTGCAGGCGAGGCGATCGACTGCGCCTTTCTCGATCCGCCCTACAATGTGAAGATCAACGGCCACGCCAATGCCAAGGGCCGCCACCGCGAGTTCGCCATGGCCTCGGGCGAGATGACCGAAGCCGAGTTCCGGACCTTCCTCAGCGATACACTGGGCGCCTGCGCCAAGGTATCGCGCCAGGGCGCTGTGCACTTCGTGTGCATGGACTGGCGCCACATGGATGACGTCACCGTATCGGTCGAAGGCGTCTACGATGACCTTCTCAACATCTGCGTGTGGAACAAGAGCAATGCCGGGATGGGTTCGCTCTATCGCTCGAAGCACGAAATGGTGTTCGTCTACCGTGTCGGTAGCGCGCCGCACACCAACACGGTCGAGCTCGGCAAGCATGGCCGCAACCGGACCAACGTGTGGGATTACCCTTCGGTCAACTCGATGCGCGGGTCGAGACGTGAGGATCTCGCGCTCCACCCGACCGTCAAGCCCGTTGCAATGGTCGCCGATGCAATCTGCGATGTGACCAGGCAAGGCGAGCTGGTGCTGGATATCTTCCTGGGCTCTGGCACAAGCCTGATCGCGGCTGAGCGCGTCGGACGCCGGTTCCGCGGGCTCGATATCGACCCGGCCTATGTTGATCTCGCAATGCAGCGCTGGAGTGATCTGACGGGCAAGGAACCCGAACTGGTCCACCGCGAAGGCACGGCCGAGGCATCGGCATGA
- a CDS encoding DUF3489 domain-containing protein, whose protein sequence is MTSTNTIKKPASKLDTLEKLLKRKTGASIAEMTSATGWQQHSVRGAMAGALKKRGHAIASEKIDGSRHYRIETEQ, encoded by the coding sequence ATGACCAGCACGAACACCATCAAGAAGCCTGCCAGCAAGCTCGACACGCTCGAGAAGCTGCTGAAGCGCAAGACCGGCGCGAGCATCGCCGAGATGACCAGCGCGACCGGGTGGCAGCAACACTCGGTGCGCGGGGCGATGGCAGGAGCGCTCAAGAAGCGCGGGCACGCGATCGCCTCGGAGAAGATCGATGGCTCCCGCCACTACCGGATTGAGACCGAACAATGA
- a CDS encoding DUF2924 domain-containing protein, producing MKEAIDRLADEIETLDLDGLRAFWQGRFGAPPPLRSEPIMRQLLAWRVQAQALGGLDEETRKALARSGPVQPEGKHLGVGARLTRIWKGREVTVLVEEQGFRWNDQLFPSLSAAATAIAGSRWNGPRFFGLRASP from the coding sequence ATGAAAGAGGCGATCGACCGGCTCGCCGACGAGATCGAGACGCTCGATCTCGATGGCCTGCGCGCATTCTGGCAGGGCCGCTTCGGCGCCCCTCCGCCTTTGCGTTCGGAGCCGATCATGCGGCAGCTGCTCGCGTGGCGGGTGCAAGCCCAGGCGCTGGGCGGATTGGATGAGGAGACCCGCAAGGCGCTTGCTCGCAGCGGACCGGTCCAGCCGGAGGGCAAGCACCTTGGTGTCGGGGCAAGGCTCACCCGCATCTGGAAGGGGCGCGAAGTGACTGTTCTAGTCGAGGAACAAGGGTTTCGCTGGAATGACCAGCTCTTCCCCAGCCTCTCGGCTGCCGCGACCGCGATCGCCGGGAGCCGCTGGAACGGGCCGCGGTTCTTCGGATTGCGAGCTAGTCCATGA
- a CDS encoding recombinase family protein — translation MSTKTKRCAIYTRKSSEEGLDQSFNSLHAQREACEAYILSQACEGWEARPDRYDDGGFSGGNTERPGLQALLTDIEAGRIDIVVVYKIDRLTRSLADFARIVEIFERSDVSFVSVTQSFNTTGSMGKLMLNVLLSFAQFEREVTGERIRDKIAASKAKGMWMGGVPPLGYDPPTDGSRTLKLNESEADRVRHIFTRYLELGSVHALQRDLEKRGVTSKLHMTAKGHRMGGLPFSRGALFHLLRNRVYLGQITHKGEVHQGEHDPIVDADLFDQVQALLDAQVRRHRGKAKRRTARAPLTGKLLDAAGEAMSPTTSRGKSGRSYRYYVSASLQQGSGRSDRDFVQRVSATEIEKVVSEAVCRWDPSAGDPLAIVRSVCLSERGLQVSAENAHSASLTARLAEDEIILDRTADTITILLPIRFAARGSKQKILPAKSRPAQPDPVLIAALRKAHAMLRSERGMPVMETAPGSPYERNILRLAFLAPDIQRAILDGRQPLELNLETLKKSAIPLAWPEQRKALGFGEPSDPCSAEQIP, via the coding sequence ATGAGCACCAAGACCAAACGCTGCGCGATCTATACCCGCAAGTCGTCCGAGGAAGGCCTCGACCAGTCGTTCAACAGCCTCCACGCCCAGCGCGAGGCTTGTGAGGCCTACATTCTGAGCCAGGCATGCGAAGGCTGGGAAGCGCGTCCAGATCGCTACGACGATGGCGGGTTCTCGGGCGGCAACACCGAACGGCCAGGGTTGCAGGCGCTCCTCACCGATATCGAAGCAGGACGCATCGACATCGTCGTGGTCTACAAGATCGACCGCCTTACCCGGAGCCTCGCCGACTTCGCGCGCATCGTCGAGATCTTCGAGAGGTCTGACGTCAGCTTCGTCTCGGTCACCCAGTCGTTCAACACCACCGGATCGATGGGCAAGCTGATGCTCAACGTCCTGCTCTCGTTCGCGCAGTTCGAGCGCGAGGTAACCGGCGAACGGATCCGCGACAAGATCGCCGCCTCCAAGGCCAAGGGCATGTGGATGGGCGGCGTTCCGCCACTGGGCTACGATCCGCCCACCGATGGCTCGCGCACACTCAAGCTCAACGAGAGCGAGGCTGACCGCGTGCGGCACATCTTCACCCGCTACCTTGAACTCGGCTCGGTCCATGCGCTGCAGCGCGATCTCGAGAAGCGCGGCGTAACTTCCAAGCTCCACATGACCGCCAAGGGTCACAGGATGGGTGGTCTGCCATTTAGCCGCGGCGCGCTGTTCCACCTGCTGCGCAACCGCGTCTATCTCGGCCAGATCACGCACAAGGGCGAAGTGCATCAAGGCGAGCACGATCCGATCGTCGATGCAGATCTGTTCGACCAGGTACAGGCGCTGCTCGACGCGCAGGTGCGGCGACATCGCGGCAAAGCGAAGCGCCGCACCGCCAGGGCCCCGCTCACCGGCAAGCTGCTCGACGCTGCAGGCGAAGCTATGAGTCCAACTACCTCGCGCGGGAAGTCGGGGCGCTCCTATCGCTACTATGTCTCGGCATCGCTCCAGCAGGGATCAGGTCGTTCAGATCGCGACTTCGTCCAGCGGGTGTCAGCGACCGAGATCGAGAAGGTGGTTTCCGAAGCCGTATGCCGCTGGGACCCCAGCGCTGGCGATCCACTTGCGATCGTCCGGTCGGTCTGCCTCAGCGAGCGAGGGCTGCAGGTCAGCGCCGAGAATGCACATTCGGCCAGCCTCACTGCGCGGCTCGCCGAGGACGAGATCATCCTTGATCGCACCGCCGACACGATCACCATCCTGTTGCCGATCCGGTTTGCGGCGCGCGGCAGCAAGCAGAAGATCCTGCCGGCCAAGTCAAGACCAGCGCAGCCAGACCCGGTCCTCATCGCTGCGCTGCGCAAGGCGCATGCGATGCTGCGATCCGAGCGCGGGATGCCGGTCATGGAGACCGCTCCAGGCTCACCCTACGAGCGCAACATTCTGCGGCTCGCATTCCTCGCGCCCGACATCCAGCGCGCCATCCTTGACGGCCGCCAGCCGCTCGAGCTCAACCTCGAGACATTGAAGAAATCAGCGATCCCGCTGGCCTGGCCTGAGCAGCGCAAAGCGCTCGGATTTGGCGAACCCAGCGATCCCTGTTCCGCCGAACAAATACCCTGA
- the hspQ gene encoding heat shock protein HspQ, with amino-acid sequence MDRAVFFSTQAGRTIEVPRHARARFGIGDIVRHRMFDFRGVIFDIDPVFANSEEWYESIPEEIRPRRDQPFYHLLAENEDSSYVAYVSQQNLLADPEGGPVDHPQLSHLFEQFKNGRYRMRRALTH; translated from the coding sequence ATGGATCGTGCCGTGTTCTTTTCGACCCAGGCAGGTCGCACCATCGAGGTTCCGCGCCACGCCCGCGCCCGGTTCGGTATCGGCGATATCGTTCGCCACCGGATGTTCGATTTCCGGGGCGTCATTTTCGACATCGATCCGGTCTTCGCCAATAGCGAGGAATGGTACGAGTCCATCCCCGAGGAAATCCGGCCGCGCCGCGACCAGCCGTTCTATCACCTCCTGGCCGAGAACGAGGACAGCTCCTACGTCGCCTATGTCAGCCAGCAAAACCTGCTGGCGGATCCGGAAGGCGGCCCGGTCGATCATCCGCAGCTGTCGCATCTGTTCGAGCAGTTCAAGAACGGCCGCTACCGCATGCGGCGCGCGCTGACGCACTAG
- a CDS encoding ABC transporter permease translates to MSLSDNNPGEGTRFPPRGEPIITGINRIGLWSLYIKEVRRFLKVHTQTIWGPAVTTLLFLIIFSVALGRGGREVLGAPFASFVAPGLIMMGMMQNAFANSSFSLLSGKIQGTIIDLLMPPLSEGELMTGIIAAAITRAVMVGCTVALAMALWPGVSLAVEHWWAVIWFGLMGSAMLAILGLATSIWAEKFDHNAAITNFVIAPLSLLSGTFYVIDNLAPAFQAVSRANPFFYVISGFRYGFLGQSDIGDAGAVMVAAVCLLVLNVVMGVVTYRVLKSGWKLKD, encoded by the coding sequence ATGTCCCTCTCCGATAACAACCCGGGGGAGGGCACCCGGTTTCCGCCGCGAGGCGAGCCGATCATCACCGGCATCAACCGCATTGGATTGTGGAGCCTCTATATTAAGGAGGTTCGCCGATTTCTCAAGGTGCACACCCAGACAATCTGGGGCCCTGCGGTCACGACCCTGCTGTTTCTGATCATTTTCTCCGTCGCCCTTGGCCGCGGCGGGCGAGAGGTGCTGGGCGCACCCTTTGCCAGTTTCGTTGCACCGGGCCTCATCATGATGGGAATGATGCAGAACGCCTTTGCGAATTCGTCATTCTCGCTACTGTCGGGCAAGATCCAGGGCACCATCATCGACCTGCTGATGCCCCCGCTGTCCGAAGGCGAGCTGATGACGGGGATCATCGCCGCCGCAATAACACGCGCGGTGATGGTGGGATGCACGGTCGCGCTCGCCATGGCGCTATGGCCGGGAGTGTCGCTGGCGGTCGAGCACTGGTGGGCGGTGATCTGGTTCGGGCTGATGGGTTCGGCGATGCTGGCGATCCTCGGCCTGGCGACCTCGATCTGGGCGGAGAAATTCGACCATAACGCGGCGATCACCAATTTCGTGATCGCGCCGCTCTCGCTGCTGTCGGGGACATTCTATGTGATCGACAACCTCGCGCCCGCATTCCAGGCGGTCAGCCGCGCCAACCCGTTTTTCTACGTGATTTCGGGCTTCCGCTATGGCTTTCTCGGCCAGAGCGACATCGGCGACGCTGGCGCCGTCATGGTCGCTGCCGTCTGCCTGCTGGTGCTGAACGTGGTGATGGGCGTGGTGACCTACCGCGTGCTCAAGTCGGGCTGGAAGCTGAAGGACTGA
- a CDS encoding GcrA family cell cycle regulator — MSWTDERIATLKKMWEGGATASQIADELGGVSRNAVIGKAHRLGLKARPSPVKANDKKAAAKKAAAPAPAAKKTAAKAPAKPAAKPAAKADAPAAATGAQSSVPSQPLPNPTPDLPKIVSVGPGGFLRQGPGDQQAPIPPAPPRRLVPAKPSAEIADKTSLLDLSDKVCRWPMGHPGEPDFHFCGEQVNPGFPYCVEHCGRAYQAQLPRGARRPPPPLPFGGPRVR; from the coding sequence ATGAGTTGGACCGACGAGCGGATCGCAACGCTGAAGAAGATGTGGGAAGGCGGCGCAACCGCCAGCCAGATCGCCGACGAGCTGGGCGGGGTGAGCCGTAACGCCGTGATCGGCAAGGCGCACCGGCTTGGCCTCAAGGCGCGCCCTTCCCCGGTCAAGGCGAACGACAAGAAAGCTGCCGCGAAAAAGGCGGCCGCTCCAGCGCCCGCGGCCAAGAAGACAGCGGCCAAGGCACCGGCAAAGCCTGCCGCCAAGCCCGCCGCGAAGGCCGATGCTCCTGCCGCCGCAACGGGCGCGCAGAGCTCGGTACCTTCGCAGCCGCTGCCCAATCCGACGCCCGACCTGCCCAAGATCGTTTCGGTCGGTCCCGGCGGTTTCCTGCGGCAAGGCCCCGGCGACCAGCAGGCACCGATCCCGCCGGCCCCGCCCCGGCGCCTAGTTCCGGCCAAGCCGAGCGCTGAGATCGCCGACAAGACCAGCCTGCTCGACCTGTCGGACAAGGTCTGCCGCTGGCCGATGGGTCACCCGGGCGAGCCGGACTTCCATTTCTGCGGCGAGCAGGTGAACCCCGGGTTCCCCTATTGCGTCGAACACTGCGGCCGCGCCTATCAGGCACAGCTGCCGCGCGGCGCACGCCGCCCCCCTCCGCCGCTGCCTTTCGGCGGCCCGCGCGTCCGCTAG
- a CDS encoding DUF1993 domain-containing protein, with the protein MSLSLYEAFVPNCQQMVGALNGLIDKGEAFARDNNIAEEAMIGARLADDMWNLPWHVRSCWVHSAYVISLLPTGEFSPDFTEIADSWDGMREQVATTLDALAKVTPNDLEEMADKTIGFVLGGQRLMEFTGQNFLMSFSQPNVYFHATTFYDILRMKGVPLGKRDFMGVPRMLTPA; encoded by the coding sequence ATGTCGCTCTCGCTCTATGAAGCTTTCGTCCCGAACTGCCAGCAGATGGTCGGTGCCCTCAACGGTCTGATCGACAAGGGCGAAGCCTTTGCCAGGGACAATAACATCGCCGAGGAAGCCATGATCGGCGCCCGGCTGGCCGACGACATGTGGAACCTTCCCTGGCACGTGCGCAGCTGCTGGGTCCATTCGGCCTATGTCATCAGCCTGCTGCCGACCGGCGAGTTCTCGCCGGACTTCACCGAGATCGCCGACAGCTGGGACGGGATGCGCGAACAGGTCGCGACAACGCTCGACGCGCTGGCCAAGGTCACGCCAAACGATCTCGAGGAAATGGCCGACAAGACGATCGGCTTCGTGCTGGGCGGCCAGCGCCTGATGGAGTTCACCGGGCAGAATTTCCTGATGAGCTTCAGCCAGCCCAACGTCTATTTCCACGCGACGACTTTCTACGACATCCTGCGCATGAAGGGCGTGCCGCTGGGCAAGCGCGACTTCATGGGCGTGCCGCGGATGCTGACCCCGGCCTAA
- a CDS encoding spermidine synthase: protein MLPRETIATAQIPDGEELTLVSHGRDFIIMLGRDELMGTRMQYSEEQLAVLTLAELRAAQPRVLIGGYGMGFTYRAALAAIPEGGKVVAAEIVPEILDWARGPLAELSGDCLDDPRGEVVICDVAALIDDANDGTCAKFDAILLDVDNGPDGIVRDANYRIYSKTGLGKARDALNPGGILAVWSAAPDHKFTRRLKDAGFDVQVREVRARPNNKGPRHTIWFARKL from the coding sequence ATGTTACCACGCGAAACCATTGCGACAGCGCAGATCCCGGACGGCGAGGAGTTGACGCTCGTCAGCCACGGGCGCGACTTCATCATCATGCTCGGGCGCGACGAGCTGATGGGCACGCGCATGCAATATAGCGAAGAGCAGCTCGCGGTGCTGACCCTGGCGGAATTGCGGGCGGCGCAGCCGCGCGTGCTGATCGGCGGCTATGGCATGGGCTTTACCTACCGCGCAGCGCTGGCAGCCATTCCTGAAGGCGGAAAGGTTGTCGCCGCCGAGATCGTGCCGGAGATCCTCGACTGGGCCCGCGGGCCGCTGGCCGAGCTATCGGGTGACTGCCTCGACGATCCGCGGGGCGAAGTCGTCATCTGCGACGTGGCAGCGCTAATCGACGATGCGAACGACGGCACCTGCGCCAAGTTCGACGCGATCCTGCTCGACGTCGATAACGGTCCCGACGGGATCGTGCGCGACGCGAATTATCGCATCTATTCGAAGACCGGCCTCGGCAAGGCGCGCGATGCGCTCAATCCTGGCGGCATTCTTGCCGTGTGGTCAGCCGCGCCGGACCACAAGTTCACCCGCCGCCTCAAGGATGCGGGTTTCGACGTGCAGGTGCGTGAAGTTCGCGCTCGGCCCAACAACAAGGGGCCGCGCCATACGATCTGGTTTGCGCGCAAGCTTTAG
- the pnp gene encoding polyribonucleotide nucleotidyltransferase: protein MFDTKTVSLEWGGKTLTLETGRIARQADGAVLATYGETVVLCAVTAAKSVREGQDFFPLTVHYQEKFSAAGRIPGGFFKREGRATEKETLTSRLIDRPVRPLFPEGFYNEINVIAQVLSYDGETEPDIVAMIAASAALTISGVPFMGPIGAARVGFKDGEYILNPSLDDALGEDGRLDLVVAATQDAVMMVESEAKELTEEEMLGAVMFAHEESRKVIGAIIDLAEQAAKDPWEIDTSDDTSAIKEKLRGIVGDDIAAAYKLTDKSARSDALNNARAKAKEAFAEEEPQTQMVANKAVKKLEAEIVRGAILKDGQRIDGRKLDQVRPIEAMVGLLPRTHGSALFTRGETQAICTTTLGTKDAEQMIDGLEGLSYNHFMLHYNFPPYSVGEVGRFGFTSRRETGHGKLAWRALHPVLPSHEDFPYTIRILSDITESNGSSSMATVCGGCLSMMDAGVPIERPVSGIAMGLILEGEDFAVLSDILGDEDHLGDMDFKVAGSEKGITSLQMDIKVAGITQEIMKTALEQAKAGRAHILGEMTKALGSARGEVSKHAPRIETMQIDKSKIRDVIGTGGKVIREIVAETGAKVDIDDEGVIKISSSNADEIAAARAWIEGIVEEAEVGKIYNGKVVNIVDFGAFVNFMGGKDGLVHVSEMKNERVEKPTDVVSEGQEVKVKVLEIDQRGKVRLSMRVVDQETGEELEDTRPPREKREGGGGDRRGPRGNRDRGPRGDRGGRRGGRDGGRDGGDSDGGAAHVPDFLKD, encoded by the coding sequence ATGTTCGACACGAAAACCGTATCGCTGGAGTGGGGCGGAAAGACCCTCACTCTGGAAACCGGCCGCATTGCCCGTCAGGCTGACGGCGCGGTCCTCGCCACCTATGGCGAAACCGTGGTGCTCTGCGCAGTTACTGCCGCCAAGAGCGTGCGCGAGGGGCAGGACTTCTTCCCGCTCACCGTTCACTACCAGGAAAAATTCTCTGCCGCGGGCCGTATCCCGGGCGGCTTCTTCAAGCGCGAAGGTCGCGCCACGGAGAAGGAAACGCTGACCTCCCGCCTGATCGACCGCCCCGTGCGGCCGCTTTTCCCGGAAGGTTTCTACAACGAAATCAACGTCATCGCCCAGGTCCTGTCGTATGATGGCGAGACCGAACCCGACATCGTCGCCATGATCGCTGCTTCGGCCGCGCTGACGATCTCGGGCGTGCCCTTCATGGGCCCGATCGGCGCCGCACGCGTCGGCTTCAAGGACGGCGAATACATCCTCAACCCGAGCCTCGACGATGCGCTCGGCGAAGACGGTCGCCTCGACCTCGTCGTCGCTGCGACGCAGGACGCGGTCATGATGGTCGAATCCGAAGCCAAGGAGCTGACCGAAGAGGAAATGCTCGGCGCCGTCATGTTCGCGCATGAGGAAAGCCGCAAGGTTATCGGTGCGATCATCGATCTCGCTGAACAGGCCGCCAAGGATCCGTGGGAAATCGACACTTCGGACGATACTTCGGCGATCAAGGAAAAGCTGCGTGGCATCGTCGGCGACGACATCGCCGCTGCCTACAAGCTGACCGACAAGTCGGCCCGCTCGGATGCGCTCAACAATGCCCGCGCAAAGGCCAAGGAAGCCTTCGCCGAGGAAGAGCCGCAGACGCAGATGGTCGCCAACAAGGCGGTCAAGAAGCTGGAAGCGGAAATCGTTCGCGGCGCCATCCTTAAGGACGGCCAGCGCATCGATGGTCGCAAGCTCGACCAGGTTCGCCCGATCGAGGCGATGGTCGGCCTGCTTCCGCGTACGCACGGTTCGGCGCTGTTCACCCGCGGTGAAACGCAGGCGATCTGCACCACCACGCTGGGCACCAAGGACGCCGAGCAGATGATCGACGGCCTCGAAGGCCTGTCGTACAACCACTTTATGCTGCACTATAACTTCCCGCCCTATTCGGTCGGCGAAGTGGGTCGCTTCGGCTTCACCAGCCGCCGCGAAACCGGCCACGGAAAGCTTGCATGGCGCGCGCTGCACCCGGTGCTGCCGAGCCATGAGGACTTCCCCTACACGATCCGCATCCTGTCGGACATCACCGAGTCCAACGGCTCGTCCTCGATGGCGACCGTCTGCGGCGGCTGTCTGTCGATGATGGACGCCGGCGTTCCGATCGAGCGTCCGGTATCGGGTATCGCCATGGGCCTGATCCTCGAAGGCGAAGACTTCGCCGTCCTGTCGGACATCCTGGGTGACGAAGATCACCTTGGCGACATGGACTTCAAGGTCGCCGGTTCGGAAAAGGGCATCACCTCGCTCCAGATGGACATCAAGGTCGCCGGCATCACGCAGGAGATCATGAAGACCGCGCTCGAGCAGGCCAAGGCCGGCCGTGCGCACATCCTCGGCGAAATGACCAAGGCTCTTGGTTCGGCTCGCGGCGAAGTGTCCAAGCACGCTCCGCGCATCGAGACCATGCAGATCGACAAGTCGAAGATCCGTGACGTCATCGGCACCGGCGGCAAGGTGATCCGCGAGATCGTCGCCGAAACCGGCGCCAAGGTCGACATCGACGACGAGGGCGTGATCAAGATCAGCTCCTCGAACGCCGACGAAATCGCCGCCGCGCGCGCGTGGATCGAAGGCATCGTCGAAGAGGCGGAAGTCGGCAAGATCTACAACGGCAAGGTCGTCAACATCGTCGACTTCGGTGCCTTCGTGAACTTCATGGGCGGCAAGGACGGTCTCGTCCACGTCAGCGAAATGAAGAACGAGCGCGTCGAAAAGCCGACCGACGTCGTGTCGGAAGGCCAGGAAGTGAAGGTCAAGGTCCTCGAGATCGACCAGCGCGGCAAGGTCCGCCTGTCGATGCGCGTGGTCGACCAGGAAACCGGCGAAGAGCTGGAGGACACCCGTCCGCCGCGCGAAAAGCGCGAAGGCGGCGGCGGTGACCGTCGTGGCCCACGCGGCAACCGCGATCGCGGCCCGCGCGGTGACCGTGGCGGGCGTCGTGGCGGTCGCGATGGTGGCCGTGACGGTGGCGACAGCGATGGCGGCGCCGCACACGTGCCGGACTTCCTGAAGGACTAA
- the rpsO gene encoding 30S ribosomal protein S15 — protein MSVTAEKKTEIIKDNARDNNDTGSPEVQVAILTERIRNLTEHFKDHHKDNHSRRGLLMMVNKRRSLLAYLKKKDVERYNALIQKLGLRK, from the coding sequence ATGTCGGTTACTGCCGAAAAGAAGACAGAAATCATCAAGGACAACGCCCGCGACAACAACGACACGGGCAGCCCGGAAGTACAGGTCGCGATCCTCACCGAGCGCATCCGCAACCTGACCGAGCACTTCAAGGATCATCACAAGGACAACCACTCGCGTCGTGGCCTGCTGATGATGGTCAACAAGCGTCGCAGCCTGCTCGCCTATCTCAAGAAGAAAGACGTCGAGCGCTACAACGCACTGATCCAGAAGCTGGGTCTTCGTAAGTAA
- the truB gene encoding tRNA pseudouridine(55) synthase TruB — MTASRKPAPHGWLILDKPRGLGSTQAVAAVKRNLREGGYAKTKVGHGGTLDPLAEGVLPIALGEATKLAGRMLDASKIYEFAIQFGEETATLDTEGEVIERSDRRPPMVAVAAVLEHFTGEIEQAPPAYSAIKIDGKRAYDRARAGEDVEMKTRRVTIHSLSLASTYREGREIESTFQTTSGRPDPYDPSAPLELADAVTLIAHVSKGTYIRSLARDIARALGTLGHVTYLRRIKAGPFREEQAISLDKLNEIGKGAPLQDLLLPLEAGLDDIPALQLDSVSAQAVRQGRVLTEMPHSDGLYCAMLDCVPVALMELNAGTAKVVRGFNLPDVAE, encoded by the coding sequence ATGACCGCTAGCAGGAAACCTGCACCACACGGATGGCTGATCCTCGACAAGCCGCGCGGCCTCGGCTCGACCCAGGCCGTTGCCGCGGTGAAGCGCAATCTGCGCGAAGGGGGCTATGCCAAGACCAAGGTCGGGCACGGCGGCACGCTCGATCCCTTGGCCGAAGGCGTGCTGCCGATCGCACTTGGCGAGGCGACCAAGCTCGCCGGGCGCATGCTCGATGCGAGCAAGATCTATGAATTCGCGATTCAGTTCGGCGAGGAAACCGCTACCCTCGATACCGAGGGAGAGGTGATCGAGCGTTCAGATCGCCGGCCGCCGATGGTCGCGGTCGCGGCAGTGCTCGAGCATTTCACGGGCGAGATCGAACAGGCGCCGCCCGCCTATTCTGCCATCAAGATCGACGGCAAGCGCGCCTATGACCGTGCGCGCGCTGGCGAGGACGTCGAGATGAAGACGCGGCGGGTCACGATCCATTCGCTAAGCCTCGCTTCGACCTACCGGGAAGGTCGCGAGATCGAGTCCACCTTTCAAACAACCAGTGGCAGGCCCGATCCCTACGATCCATCTGCCCCGCTCGAACTGGCCGATGCCGTGACCCTCATCGCGCATGTTTCGAAAGGCACATATATCCGCTCTCTTGCACGGGATATCGCACGTGCGCTTGGAACGCTCGGTCACGTTACCTATCTGAGGCGTATCAAGGCCGGCCCGTTCCGCGAGGAACAGGCGATTTCGCTGGACAAACTGAACGAAATCGGTAAGGGCGCGCCACTTCAAGACCTACTCCTGCCGCTCGAGGCAGGGCTGGACGACATCCCGGCCTTGCAACTCGATTCCGTTAGCGCGCAGGCGGTCCGCCAGGGCCGGGTGCTTACGGAGATGCCCCACAGCGATGGGCTCTATTGTGCGATGCTGGACTGCGTGCCCGTGGCGCTGATGGAACTCAATGCTGGTACGGCCAAGGTCGTCAGGGGCTTCAACCTACCAGATGTCGCAGAGTAA